GGCAACAATCTCATGGTGAATCCCGATTTCAAAGGCGTCAGGCCGACGATGTTCATCTGCGGGAACGACGATGACGCAAAAAAATCGGTCAGGGAGATCCTTGACCAGTTCGGGTATGAGATCGAAGACCTGGGAAAGGTCGAGGGCGCCCGCGCCATCGAACCCCTCTGTATTCTCTGGTGCATCCCGGGGTTCCTCGAGAACCGCTGGACGCACGCCTATAAAGTCTTGAAATGACCGTTAACGCATCCGGACCGCCGGACCTATCGGGGCCAGAGCCATCCGAACGTCCCCGCCGTAAATAGCGCATAGATCAAGCCGTCCACCGTCGCTTTCATCGTCGTGGTCCAGGCGCGGTTGTACCAGATCGACATCTGCCAGAGGGCGGCGGAGTATGCCAGAAACGCAGTGACTCCCGCAAACCTGAAGACGTGAAGATAATCCGACCCGGGGGGCAGCGCTCGGCCGGCGACGTACCCGGAAAAGATCCCCACGACGACGGTGTAAAGAAACCAGAGGATAAGATTCCTCTTCATTGACATACCGCCTCCCTGCCACACCGTCATGACCATGACCGGCCCTCGCTTCACCTTTTCCATGAATTCGGGTGAACGCATCTCCTGCCTGCTTGACGGGCGGGGGACCATGTAATCGCCGGGAGGAATCGCAAGCGGCCGGAGCGCATCCATTACTTTCTCCTCGTTCGCCATCTTGGGATAATCGCTCTTGTGCCAGGGTGAAGCCATGTGGATGATGGAGCTCAGGATGAAGACGAAGACGGAGGAGAGCAGAACCGGTAGCCAGAGTTCGGTGAGTCCTGTCATGGGCATGGAGATTCTCCTACTCTCGATTGTGATTGAATGAGTGACGAATTAAGGGGTCGCCACGGAACATCGTGCAAAGGTACGCAATGGGAGATTCATCTCAAAATTCCGTAATGTCTCAATTTGTCATCCTGAGCGAAGCGAAGGATCTCGCTGGGGGGATAGATGAGATCCTTCGGTCGCTACGCTCCCTCAGGATGACATATGGGGTGAATGTGAAATACTACCCATAATTCCCAATTTCATCGCCGGATTTCTCGGGGCTCAACTTGCCCGGTATGCGGGGGCGAAGACATCGCGCGCGAACGCTTCCAGAGTCGTCGGCGTGGTGTTCGACTCTGTCCGCCTTGCCAGACGCTGGACCCGCCCCTCGTTCAAGGCCGTCTGCAGTTCGACGAGAGCGGTTGCGGCGTTCCGGGAAAAGCCGGCTCCCACAAGGCCTTTGTGCAGACCTTCATAGGGAAGTTCGACATACGGCAGATCGGGTTTGCCGATCGCCCCGCCCAGAATAGACGTGGCTTCACGGCATGTATAGTCGCGGGGTCCCAGCAGCTCATGGACGGTTTGTCCCTGGAACTTCGCCCCAATCAGGTAGTCCGCCGCAACTGAGGCGATGTCCTGGGTACAGATCATGGCAAACGGGACTTCTGAATGAATCGCACCGCCGTTCATCCCCGCGCCCTTCATTAATGGGATGGAGCCGAGATAGTTTTCCATCAGGAAGGCGGGACGAAGAACCACCAGCGAGAGTCCCGGAATCGACTTCAACAATCCTTCAAATTCCCCGTTCGGCGCGGCCGGCCCGATCCCTGAGGGCGGGCTGACTCCGATCGCGCTCAGAGCGACGACCCGAGGAACACTCGCCGCACGGATAGCCCCGGCCAGGCTCGCAGCGGTGCGGCGTTTGTCCCCGAGGAAGTCCGGATGGTCCGGGTGCTCGGGGATCATCGCAAACATTGCGTCGACTTCCCGGAGCGCTTCGTTCAGGAACGAGGAGTCCTG
This region of Bacteroidota bacterium genomic DNA includes:
- a CDS encoding NAD(P)H-binding protein, producing the protein MAHLVAVTGASGNIGRVLVERLLRKQVSVRVIGRSRDKLAPFVARGAEERVGDLQDSSFLNEALREVDAMFAMIPEHPDHPDFLGDKRRTAASLAGAIRAASVPRVVALSAIGVSPPSGIGPAAPNGEFEGLLKSIPGLSLVVLRPAFLMENYLGSIPLMKGAGMNGGAIHSEVPFAMICTQDIASVAADYLIGAKFQGQTVHELLGPRDYTCREATSILGGAIGKPDLPYVELPYEGLHKGLVGAGFSRNAATALVELQTALNEGRVQRLARRTESNTTPTTLEAFARDVFAPAYRAS